CATCAGCTTCCGCCGTCTCAACGAGGATATGGATTTTATGACGCAGCAGAGTTACTCGGCCCCGGGGTTCGTCAACGGAGAGGTCTCGTTCTGGATGCGCAGCACCGGCCGGCCGACGCCGAGGCCGGCCCTGCCGGGAGACGTCTCCGCCGACGTCGCGATCGTCGGCGCCGGCCTCACGGGGCTCTGGACGGCCTACTACCTCAAGAAGGCGCGGCCCGAGCTCGAGATCGTCATCATCGGGCGCGAGTTCGCGGGATTCGGAGCCTCGGGCCGCAACGGAGGCTGGATGAGCGCGGAGCCCGCGGGTCAGTTCCGCCGGTATGCGAAGTCCGGAGGCGTCGAAGCCGCCCGCGCGCTACAGCGGGAGATGTTCGGCGCGGTGCGCGAGTCGATCGAAGTCGCACGGGCCGAGGGCTTCTCCGAGGATCTCGTGCACGACGGCCTCGTCCACGCCGCCACCAACGCCGCCCAGCTCGCCCGCGCCCGCGCTCACATCGCCGAGATGCGGCAGCAGGGCTGGGGCGAGGGCGACGTGTTCGAGCTGTCGCCCGCCGAGCTCGGCGAGCGCGTGCGCATCGAGGGCGCCCAGGGCGGCTACTGGACCCCCCACTGCGCGCGGGTGCACCCCGCCAAGTACACGCGCGGGCTCGCGGCGACCGTCGAGGGGCTCGGGGTCACGATCTACGAGGGCACGACCGCGATCAGCGTGGAGCCGCATCGGGTGCACACCGACCGGGGCGTCGTCGGCGCGAAGTTCGTCGTGGAAGCGCTCGAGGGGTACACGCTCTCGCTGCAGGGCAAGGCCCGCAAGCTGCTGCCGATGAACAGCAGCATGGTCATCACCGAGCGGCTCTCCGACGCCCAGCTCGATGCGGTCGGGTGGCACGGAGCGGAACTCGTGGGCGATGTGGCGCACAGTTTCACCTACATGCATCGCACGCAGGACGGCCGCATCGCGATCGGCGGCAGGGGAGTGCCCTACAACTTCCGATCGAGCTTCGACCGCGAGGGGCGCACCGCCGACTCCGCCGTGCTGCAGCTGAAGAAGCGGCTGGGCGAGCTCTTCCCGGCTCTCTCCGACGTGCGCCTGGAGCAGTCCTGGTCGGGTGTGCTCGGCGTTCCGCGCGACTGGTGTGCCTCGGTCAACTTCGACCGCTCATCCGGTGTGCTGACCGCCGGCGGCTACGTCGGCCACGGCCTCTCGGGCACGAACCTCGCCGCGCGCACCATGCGCGATCTGATCCTGGGCGAGGACACCGCGCTCGCGCGCCTGCCGTGGATCGGCCGCCGGGCGCGCAACTGGGAGATCGAGCCCGTGCGCTGGATCGGAGCGACCGCGCTCTACGCCGTCTACGGATACGCCGACAAGCGCGAGTATGCCCTCGACGCGCCCCGCACACACTGGACCGCGCGCATGGCCAACCTCGTCAGCGGCCGCTAGCGAACCCCCGGAGTCGCGCCCCGCCCCTCCGCCGCGCCGCGCGAGGGCGTTTCAGCGCGCCCCCATCCCTTCCCACTCCCTTCTCAGAGAGC
The genomic region above belongs to Leucobacter muris and contains:
- a CDS encoding NAD(P)/FAD-dependent oxidoreductase, with amino-acid sequence MTQQSYSAPGFVNGEVSFWMRSTGRPTPRPALPGDVSADVAIVGAGLTGLWTAYYLKKARPELEIVIIGREFAGFGASGRNGGWMSAEPAGQFRRYAKSGGVEAARALQREMFGAVRESIEVARAEGFSEDLVHDGLVHAATNAAQLARARAHIAEMRQQGWGEGDVFELSPAELGERVRIEGAQGGYWTPHCARVHPAKYTRGLAATVEGLGVTIYEGTTAISVEPHRVHTDRGVVGAKFVVEALEGYTLSLQGKARKLLPMNSSMVITERLSDAQLDAVGWHGAELVGDVAHSFTYMHRTQDGRIAIGGRGVPYNFRSSFDREGRTADSAVLQLKKRLGELFPALSDVRLEQSWSGVLGVPRDWCASVNFDRSSGVLTAGGYVGHGLSGTNLAARTMRDLILGEDTALARLPWIGRRARNWEIEPVRWIGATALYAVYGYADKREYALDAPRTHWTARMANLVSGR